Proteins encoded in a region of the Micropterus dolomieu isolate WLL.071019.BEF.003 ecotype Adirondacks linkage group LG07, ASM2129224v1, whole genome shotgun sequence genome:
- the LOC123973228 gene encoding uncharacterized protein LOC123973228 has product MGWHPSPCLNIHTWTTGSCKHGHLESDQMRGKMWIQRDSQCHKALVDIVIDKRWQKDVHNYLRFRSTADLESFQNHILMYASKRYAFSPPVYEARVVLAALDYNFHRNRPTMKTLDGKETFRRLYKKNARRYSVYALKSEKTYGYISELQRRIVKNRLTSGVGMPRRRCLRPDDPRQPDLVSPVPAPATSDLLQRQVRRGLGPLFQPAFDVEGSP; this is encoded by the exons ATGGGTTGGCATCCTTCACCATGTCTCAATATTCACACCTGGACTACGGGAAGTTGCAAACACGGGCACCTTGAATCGGATCAAATGCGGGGAAAGATGTGGATCCAGAGAGACTCCCAGTGCCACAAAGCTTTAGTGGATATAGTTATCGATAAGAGGTGGCAGAAAGACGTTCACAACTATCTGCGATTCAG ATCGACTGCAGACCTAGAGTCATTCCAGAATCATATCCTGATGTATGCCAGCAAGCGCTATGCTTTCAGCCCCCCAGTTTATGAGGCAAGAGTTGTGCTTGCTGCTTTGGACTACAATTTCCACCGGAACCGACCAACAATGAAAACGTTGGACGGCAAAGAGAC TTTCAGAAGATTGTATAAGAAGAACGCTAGAAGATACAGCGTATATGCcttgaaatctgaaaaaaccTACGGATACATTTCCGAGTTGCAAAGAAGGATTGTGAAGAACAGACTCACAAGTGGAGTGGGGATGCCTAGAAGGAGGTGCCTTCGACCAGATGACCCCAGACAGCCTGATTTGGTGTCCCCCGTACCTGCACCAGCCACATCAGACTTGTTGCAGAGACAAGTCAGAAGAGGTCTAG GACCGTTATTCCAACCAGCATTTGATGTGGAAGGATCCCCATAG
- the LOC123973596 gene encoding gamma-crystallin M3-like produces the protein MSNTSMNMRGKIIFYEDRNFQGRSYECMNDCSDMTSYLSRCHSCRVESGCFMVYDRPNYTGNQWFMKRGEYADYMSMMGWSGGIRSCRMIPMHRGQFRMKIYERDNFGGQSYEMMDDCENIMDRYRMSDCQSCHVMDGHWLMYEQPHYRGRMMYMRPGEYRSFRDMGMSGTRWMSMRRIMDSC, from the exons ATGAGCAACACCAGCATGAACATGAGGGGCAAG ATCATCTTCTATGAGGACAGGAACTTCCAGGGTCGTTCCTATGAGTGCATGAACGACTGCTCTGACATGACTTCCTACCTGAGCAGGTGCCACTCCTGCAGGGTGGAGAGCGGCTGCTTCATGGTCTACGACCGTCCCAACTACACAGGAAACCAGTGGTTCATGAAGAGGGGCGAGTACGCTGACTACATGAGCATGATGGGATGGAGTGGTGGCATCAGGTCTTGCCGTATGATCCCCATG CACAGAGGCCAGTTCAGGATGAAGATCTACGAGAGGGACAACTTCGGTGGTCAGAGTTACGAGATGATGGACGACTGTGAAAACATCATGGACCGTTACCGTATGTCCGACTGCCAGTCCTGCCACGTGATGGACGGCCACTGGCTGATGTACGAGCAGCCCCACTACAGAGGCAGGATGATGTACATGAGGCCTGGAGAGTACAGGAGCTTCAGGGACATGGGCATGAGTGGCACGAGGTGGATGAGCATGAGGCGCATCATGGACTCTTGCTAG